One Leptidea sinapis chromosome 32, ilLepSina1.1, whole genome shotgun sequence genomic region harbors:
- the LOC126974491 gene encoding transmembrane emp24 domain-containing protein eca has translation MLLKLSTLFLFIDIAWGLYFHIAEGERKCFIEEIPDDTTVLVNYKVELYDPRSGGFMPSSPGIGMHVEVRDPSEKLMLSRVYSSEGMISFTSTSPGEHVICMYSNSTSWFSGSQLRVHLDIQVGEHAVDYANVAQKDKLTELQLRIRQLLDQVHQITKEQSYQRHREERFRQTSESTNQRVIWWSLLQTGVLIGIGYWQMRHLKSFFEAKKLV, from the exons atgttattaaaactatcaacattatttttatttattgatattgcgTGGGGACTATACTTCCACATAGCTGAAGGCGAGCGAAAATGTTTTATAGAAGAAATTCCAGACGACACAACAGTTCTTG TGAACTACAAAGTCGAGTTGTATGATCCAAGGTCGGGAGGTTTCATGCCGTCTTCTCCCGGTATCGGAATGCACGTTGAGGTCCGTGATCCTAGTGAGAAATTGATGTTGTCACGTGTGTATTCATCAGAAGGGATGATTTCGTTCACTTCCACGTCACCCGGAGAACATGTTATTTGCATGTATTCTAACAGTACATCATGGTTCAGTGGATCACAGTTGAGG GTACACCTTGATATACAAGTTGGTGAACATGCTGTTGATTATGCAAATGTTGCACAAAAAGACAAACTCACAGAACTGCAGTTGCGAATTAGACAATTGTTAGACCAGGTTCATCAGATAACAAAGGAGCAGAGTTACCAGAGa cacCGTGAAGAGAGGTTCAGACAAACATCGGAGAGCACAAATCAAAGAGTCATTTGGTGGAGTCTGCTGCAAACTGGAGTCCTCATTGGTATTGGATACTGGCAGATGAGACATCTCAAGAGTTTCTTTGAGGCTAAGAAATTAgtgtaa
- the LOC126974494 gene encoding UDP-N-acetylglucosamine transferase subunit ALG13 homolog produces MKPEQHYENCFVTVGTTRFDLLCEYITSGPVLETLKKMGCKNITFQIGNSDRKPGQFEMEGININMYRFKNTIENDIRNADFVISHAGAGSCLEVLDAKKPLLVVINEDLMDNHQLELAEQLQIDGHLFYCTCDTLKDTLEGIDFTMLVPFPDSNPQPFFKALDNMLQIKDKSH; encoded by the coding sequence ATGAAACCTGAACAACATTACGAGAACTGCTTTGTAACTGTTGGAACCACAAGATTTGATTTACTTTGCGAGTATATTACTTCAGGTCCAGTATTGgagacattaaaaaaaatgggctGTAAAAACATTACATTCCAAATTGGCAATAGTGATCGAAAACCTGGACAATTTGAGATGGAAGGAATAAACATTAACATGtacagatttaaaaatacaatagaaaaTGACATTAGAAATGCAGATTTTGTTATAAGCCATGCTGGTGCAGGCAGTTGCTTAGAAGTTTTAGATGCGAAAAAACCACTTCTTGTTGTTATTAACGAAGATCTAATGGACAACCATCAATTGGAATTAGCAGAGCAATTGCAAATTGATGGacatttgttttattgtacCTGTGATACATTGAAAGATACTCTAGAAGGCATTGATTTCACCATGTTAGTGCCTTTCCCTGACTCCAATCCACAACCTTTCTTTAAGGCTTTAGATAATATGTTACAAATTAAAGACAAGTCACattaa